One Gossypium raimondii isolate GPD5lz chromosome 3, ASM2569854v1, whole genome shotgun sequence genomic window carries:
- the LOC105794901 gene encoding protein ULTRAPETALA 1 yields MENEIERESGSMIFSDEELIEVSGLKKGRDFIEVTCGCTSHRYGDAVGKLRVFSNGDLEITCECTPGCNEDKLTPAAFEKHSGRETARKWKNNVWVIVNGEKVSLSKTALLKYYNQASKNANGTNRSHNGRVCHRDEFVRCSRCNKERRFRLRTKEECRIHHDALADVNWKCSDLPYDRITCDDEEERASRRVYRGCTRSPTCKGCTSCVCFGCEICRFTDCSCQTCIDFTRNAKV; encoded by the exons ATGGAGAATGAAATAGAAAGAGAGAGTGGGTCGATGATCTTTAGCGATGAGGAGTTGATAGAGGTGAGTGGATTGAAGAAAGGAAGAGATTTTATAGAAGTCACATGTGGGTGTACCAGTCATAGATATGGTGACGCTGTTGGCAAGCTTAGGGTTTTCTCTAATGGTGACCTTGAAATCACCTGTGAATGCACCCCTGGTTGCAATGAAG ACAAGTTGACTCCTGCTGCATTTGAGAAGCATTCTGGAAGAGAGACGGCCAGAAAGTGGAAGAATAATGTTTGGGTGATAGTTAATGGGGAGAAGGTTTCTTTATCAAAGACTGCATTGCTGAAATACTACAACCAAGCGTCTAAAAATGCCAATGGTACTAACAGATCCCATAATGGAAGAGTTTGTCACCGTGATGAGTTTGTTCGCTGTAGCAGGTGTAACAAGGAGAGAAGATTTCGATTGCGGACAAAAGAGGAATGTCGAATTCACCATGATGCTTTAGCAGATGTGAATTGGAAATGTTCAGATCTTCCATATGACAG AATAACTtgtgatgatgaagaagaacgAGCAAGTCGCAGGGTATACAGGGGCTGCACCCGTTCTCCAACATGCAAGGGTTGTACTTCCTGTGTGTGCTTTGGGTGTGAAATCTGTAGGTTCACTGATTGCAGTTGCCAAACTTGCATCGACTTCACTAGGAACGCCAAAGTTTGA